A single genomic interval of Hevea brasiliensis isolate MT/VB/25A 57/8 chromosome 4, ASM3005281v1, whole genome shotgun sequence harbors:
- the LOC110640726 gene encoding uncharacterized protein LOC110640726, with protein sequence MGQIVKRKKKGRPSKADLARRSSGQNPEPTEPHRRRSLRRRNVRYNNFVDYDDYLDEFEEYEEIEEEEEEEEEEEEEEERRKEKKLKLVLKLNNQEQSRNKAARANHACGDHARGDAAASSSEEEEDESEKKPLKERKINVGNDSEAEDDSENDHGNEDDNDQEERERKADAKGQESVPGTPTGHPNGLPIPDKRSLELILDKLQKKDTYGVYAEPVDLEELPDYLDVIEHPMDFATVRKKLANGSYWTFEQFESDVFLICSNAMQYNSPETIYHKQARSIQELARKKFQKVRIDLECSEKVLKSEQKAKANLSAKKQMKKPLNRTVQEPVGSDFSSGATLATTGDLQNGLIPAQASGCDRPSNIDVPIEGTSSLVDNTLEKAEELSSGKGILSKFGRKSSMLDENRRATYNISNQPVARSESIFTTFEGEIKQLVAVGLHADYSYARSLAFFSAMLGPVAWEVASRRIEQALPPGCKFGRGWVGEYEPLPTPVLMLETRAQKQSTLFTKLQGAADAVKSDSTSRPPIPSKENHARAPTPEGKQCLLRPTCGPVSEGRPTMFSAAESKPSAPFTVNPAYQQQNLPHRTFSEAQNKASKPVELNLPPSNYQGDADVAEKHLPDNSEMASPKPREMPRTVGLVQSVRSKPPDNNGFGSGGLTNGKVVSSLNNRSSDAVPNQMARAPTFFAPGQEHAFNDPVEAMRISAERAQKPQKPSSQSSVDNISPVIPSLPPIRNDSSNAAAVAARAWMSIGSGGLKVPIENSTAPKNQISAESLYNPTRQMHPQLPRVQGQFPLPAAMQFQAEKNNVPFQAFMQPPVHVGTGQFQNRPMVFPQFVAADLSRLQMQSPWRGLSPHSHPKQKQETLPPDLNIGFQSPGSPVKQSSGVMVDSQQPDLALQL encoded by the exons ATGGGACAGATcgtgaagaggaagaagaaaggaagaccaTCCAAGGCAGATCTAGCTCGGCGGTCGTCGGGGCAGAACCCAGAGCCTACTGAACCTCATCGGCGGCGAAGTCTACGGCGCCGGAATGTGAGGTATAACAATTTTGTCGACTACGATGATTATCTGGACGAGTTCGAGGAGtatgaggagattgaagaagaagaagaagaagaagaagaagaggaagaagaagaagagaggaggaaAGAGAAGAAGCTCAAGCTAGTACTCAAGCTCAACAACCAGGAACAGAGCCGCAACAAAGCGGCGCGTGCAAATCACGCATGCGGAGATCACGCGCGCGGTGATGCTGCGGCGTCTTCATCGGAGGAGGAGGAAGACGAGAGCGAAAAGAAGCCATTAAAGGAGAGGAAAATCAACGTTGGAAATGATAGTGAAGCAGAGGACGATAGTGAAAATGATCATGGAAATGAAGATGATAACGATCAGGAG gaaagggaaagaaaagcTGATGCCAAAGGGCAGGAATCTGTACCAG GAACACCGACTGGTCATCCAAATGGGTTGCCTATACCAGATAAGAGGTCGCTCGAGTTGATTCTagacaagcttcaaaa GAAGGACACATATGGCGTTTATGCAGAACCGGTGGATCTTGAAGAG CTTCCTGATTATCTTGATGTAATTGAGCATCCAATGGACTTTGCCACAGTGAGGAAGAAACTGGCGAATGGGTCATATTGGACCTTTGAACAATTTGAG AGTGATGTGTTTTTAATTTGCTCAAATGCAATGCAATACAATTCACCAGAGACCATATATCATAAGCAG GCACGATCCATTCAAGAGCTGGCAAGGAAGAAGTTCCAGAAGGTAAGGATCGACTTAGAATGCTCTGAGAAGGTGCTTAAGTCAGAACAGAAAGCAAAAGCCAACCTCTCGGCAAAAAAGCAAATGAAGAAACCTTTGAACCGGACTGTGCAGGAACCTGTAGGCTCTGATTTTTCCTCAGGTGCCACTCTTGCCACTACTGGTGATCTCCAGAATGGTTTAATTCCTGCCCAAGCTAGTGGCTGTGACAGACCTAGTAATATTGATGTGCCTATAGAGGGTACCTCTTCCCTGGTTGATAATACTCTGGAGAAAGCAGAAGAACTATCATCAG GGAAGGGTATCCTATCCAAATTTGGGAGGAAGTCATCCATGCTTGATGAAAACCGCCGTGCTACTTATAACATATCAAATCAACCTGTGGCCAGATCAGAATCTATTTTTACAACATTTGAGGGTGAAATCAAACAGCTGGTTGCT GTTGGGCTTCATGCAGATTATTCCTACGCTAGGAGCTTGGCTTTTTTCTCTGCGATGCTTGGACCTGTAGCATGGGAAGTTGCCTCTCGGAGGATTGAGCAAGCACTACCCCCAGGGTGTAAGTTCGGTCGTGGGTGGGTTGGAGAATATGAGCCACTGCCAACACCAGTATTAATGCTTGAAACACGTGCACAGAAACAATCTACTTTGTTTACAAAGTTACAAGGTGCTGCTGATGCAGTAAAGAGTGATTCAACTTCAAGGCCCCCAATTCCTTCTAAGGAAAATCATGCTAGAGCACCGACACCAGAAGGAAAACAATGTTTGCTTCGTCCAACTTGTGGGCCTGTTTCAGAAGGAAGGCCAACCATGTTTTCTGCTGCTGAATCGAAACCTAGTGCCCCTTTCACTGTTAATCCCGCTTATCAGCAGCAAAACCTTCCACACAGGACTTTTTCTGAGGCTCAGAATAAGGCTTCAAAACCAGTTGAACTCAACTTGCCCCCATCAAACTATCAAGGTGATGCTGATGTTGCAGAAAAGCATCTTCCTGATAATTCAGAAATGGCAAGTCCAAAGCCAAGGGAGATGCCAAGGACAGTGGGTCTTGTGCAGTCAGTGCGTTCTAAGCCGCCAGATAATAATGGATTTGGTTCTGGTGGGCTAACTAATGGAAAAGTTGTTAGTTCCTTGAATAATAGATCTTCTGATGCTGTTCCCAATCAAATGGCCAGAGCACCAACATTCTTTGCACCAGGACAGGAACATGCTTTTAATGATCCAGTTGAAGCGATGAGAATATCAGCTGAAAGGGCTCAAAAACCGCAGAAACCTTCAAGTCAATCCTCAGTTGATAATATATCACCTGTTATACCATCACTTCCACCTATAAGAAACGATTCTAGCAATGCTGCTGCTGTTGCAGCCCGTGCATGGATGTCCATAGGTTCTGGGGGTCTTAAAGTGCCGATTGAAAATTCCACCGCTCCCAAAAATCAGATCTCTGCGGAGTCACTATACAACCCAACTCGGCAAATGCATCCCCAACTTCCTCGAGTTCAGGGGCAGTTTCCTCTTCCTGCAGCGATGCAATTTCAGGCTGAGAAGAATAACGTTCCATTTCAGGCATTTATGCAGCCACCTGTTCATGTAGGAACTGGACAGTTTCAAAACAGACCTATGGTCTTCCCCCAATTTGTAGCAGCTGACTTGTCTAGGCTTCAGATGCAATCCCCATGGCGAGGGTTAAGTCCACATTCTCATCCGAAGCAAAAACAAGAGACACTTCCTCCTGACTTGAATATTGGTTTCCAGTCTCCAGGATCTCCAGTGAAACAGTCTTCAGGTGTCATGGTTGACTCGCAGCAGCCGGACTTGGCATTGCAACTCTGA
- the LOC131179387 gene encoding uncharacterized protein LOC131179387 encodes MTTSNHFETFNVRFTGKNYSASEFQFQLLVTGKELWGHVDGSDPAPTDSNELLQWNVKDAWLMTWILGSVDPLIVPNLRPYKTAKAMWDYLKKVYNQGKSLHPGIFSGFQNLWAEFTDIVYAKIPAESLSVIQEIHKQSKRDQFLMKLRSDFETIRSILMSCDPSPSLDVCFGELLREEQRLLTQSTFKQENTVTVAFAAQGKGKGRDMNNI; translated from the exons ATGACAACTTCAAACCATTTTGAGACTTTCAATGTTCGATTCACTGGAAAAAATTATTCTGCCTCGGAATTTCAGTTTCAATTACTTGTCACAGGGAAAGAATTATGGGGTCATGTTGATGGTAGTGATCCAGCTCCTACAGATTCGAATGAGTTGCTTCAATGGAACGTTAAAGATGCTTGGTTAATGACCTGGATTTTAGGGTCTGTTGACCCTCTTATTGTTCCTAATCTAAGGCCATATAAGACTGCAAAAGCCATGTGGGATTACTTAAAAAAGGTTTACAATCAAG GGAAATCTCTCCATCCAGGAATATTTTCTGGTTTTCAGAACTTATGGGCAGAATTTACTGACATTGTTTATGCTAAGATACCTGCAGAATCTCTTTCTGTAATTCAGGAAATTCATAAGCAAAGCAAGAGAGATCAATTTCTAATGAAATTGAGATCTGACTTTGAGACGATTCGCTCAATTTTAATGAGTTGTGATCCTTCACCCTCCTTAGATGTTTGTTTTGGGGAATTACTTCGTGAAGAGCAGCGTCTTCTCACACAAAGCACTTTCAAGCAAGAGAATACTGTCACGGTTGCATTTGCTGCTCAAGGAAAAGGGAAGGGTAGGGATATGAACAACATATAG